The sequence below is a genomic window from Kosmotoga arenicorallina S304.
TTTAATCTCCCCTCGATTCCAGGCCGGATTTTTGATATAAAGCCCTTTACACGGTCGATATCTTCCTTGCTTCCTCTGACGATAAGCAGTTCGGCCGAATTTATATAGGTATAGTCAACCTGTTCTTTGAACATGGCATCGAGTAACTGATCTATTCCACCTTCATAAACAGAAACAGGGAGTTCGATAAACTCTTCAAGGGCGTCACTGAAAAGCTCCCTTTCATAACGACCCAGCTCTTCAAGAACGCTTTTCAAGACAGCCGAAGGCGCTTCGATATAGACCAGCCTGCCGGCTATGGACTCCACAGCGTAATCTTCGGGGTCAAACCCCTTTTTCTGAAAGGCCTTTTGCAAGAAACTCTGAACAACGTCGAAATCTTTTGATGATTTCAGCTGAATGAACTTCCCCTCTACATTATCGGGTGTTCCACCGCTGAACTCGGATATGAGATATTCAGCTACATCGATATTCCTTTTGATCCCCTTGATAATGTAGCCGCCTCTCTCCCCGAGAACTTCTATCTTAACCGAAGTCAGATTTTGAACGTGTTCCACTATCAAAGGATCAATGTATTTTGCCTGGATAATCCTGTAACCAATACTCTGAGCCTTTATGCTGATATCTGAAACAATTTCCTTCAAAAGTTCGATGTAGGCTTCCGGAATTCTGAAAGTCACTTTGCCTAACGTTTCAAAGGTTCTGTCGACATGAATCAATTCTTCCGGTATGTAACCCTTTAGCAATTCGACTATCGAATCGACGAGACTTACAGTACCAGCAGGAAGTTGCGTACTTGTGGCAGTTTCAGAGGTTTTTATCGCTATAGCATTATCCTTGGTCAAAACATCTTCGACAATCCGGAAATTCTCCGGCAAAGTTACCGTCAACTCTTTCAACATCGATTTCTCTGCTTCTGATTTTTTCGTTCCCGCATAGTTATCAAGGTATTCTTTAAGTCTCTCAACATTTCTTTTGTCACCAGCCAGTACAAAGCGATTCAACTCAGGAACCGATGTAATGGAGATTTTTCCATCAAAAAGCGCATCGTTGACCTTTTGGGCTATGTCGAGGAAATTGTTGAACAATTCCTTTAAGCTTTCTTCGACAACATACTCGGCTTTTACATAAGCGGAAGTGAGCAACCGGGAAATCAACATATGGGTTTCAAGATCACCAAAGGCGAGTATGGTGGATTCATTTGGTATATATTCAAGGAAAGCACTGACAGGCAATGCGGCCCTCAGTGTTTCAAGGTCGACTCCCTGTTCGATATCAACGCCTGTATATATCTTCCAGAAAGCATTGACAACTTTTTTGACCTCATCAGGGGTTCCGATGTAGAGAGTTCCGTCGGTGAAATATGCATAAGAAATTTCGTCTCCCAGAGATATAAAGATATTGCGGATAACATCTTCTGGATAAGTAGCGGTAAAGCCTATATTAAGCTGAAGATCTTTCACAGAAGGCGTAATGACATAAGAAAGGTCGAGAATTTCATCGCTCATGAGATATGCAATGGCTGATCCAAGTTTCATACCGAAGGTACTGAACCTATCAACAGTAACTTTTATGTTCGAACGCCAGAATCTTAGGGTTATGGAGTTTTCCTGCACAAGGATATCAGGCTCCTTTTTGGCTGGAACCAGAAGTGCCACGCTAATGGTGTACCTATCTCCAAGGTCGCGTGTCCAGAGACCTTCAACAGGTCCTGCTCTTAAGGGCAAATCCATGTTCTTTCCTTTCACGCCGTGAAGCGTTAAGGAGTAAATCGTTTTAGATGGGTTAGCTTCAAATTCATAATCAAATTCAGAAATGGTGCTCGTAAAGGTAAGTGCTATAAACGTCGATTGCTCATCCATGGAAGGAACGAGCGTCTTCAATGAATTTGGAAATAAAAGCACCGCGGCTGAAAGAACTAACAACATTACTAAGATTTTTTTCACTGGAATCACCCCGATCGATCTCTATTTTTTTTCTTCATAATTTCTTGCAATGGCAAAATCATTGGTATCCAGATCGTTAAGAAGCACAGCAAATTCTGTTATTCCATAAACCAGATATCTTGAAATATTGTCTCCTACACGGACCAATTTTTCGCCTTCTCCTGTTTCCAGAACAGCATATTCCACATTGTTTATTTTGAAATATCCCTTGTATGCAACAGTGGTTGCCTCAACACCGGCTTCCATCATCGATCTTATGACCAATGAAGAATCGGCCATCAAAGGCTGAAAATAGTCATTTATTTCAATGGGCTTTTCGAAATCGCTCAGATCGATATCGTGGCCAGAAGCCCCTTCTATATTGACTATGTTGATTTCCACAGGTTGAAGGACTACGTAAAACACGATGACAATTGCCAATATCGCAACTGAACTCACTACAAGCAGCAAAAATAGCTTTGCCATGTTATCCCCCTAAAAAAGGTTAGTTAACTCCACGTTCAAATTCAATTCTAACACAACGTTTGTGGGTAAATCAGTTTTCGGGACAATTGGAAAACCAAGGTTTGAACGAAGTTGTAGCTCTTTAATAAGAATCCTGGGATCGTTGAGCAATGCTTCGAGTATCAGCCTTACATCTTCAACAGATCCCTTTATTTTAATCCCCTCGTATAAGCCCGGTTCATTCTTTATTTCCAGGGCATTCATGAGAAGGTTCAGATTTCCCTTTTTTCTTAATGTCCCTATTACCGCATCTTTCGATCTTCTAAGAGCGTTTACGCTGTAATAAGTTCTCTCAAGTTCGTCCAGTTCGTTCAATAGCAAGGATAGGTCGTTGAAGTTTTTATACAGGGGCCATCCGACAAAAACAAAAGAACTGATGATAAAGGCACCAATAACTACTGCCCAGAAAAGCGTTCTTGGAATTCCTTTTTTTGTTAAAAAGCCCTGTTTCCTGGCCAGTTTCTTTTTGTAATTCTGGGAGACATAGACTACCGGGCCCTTTTCAATACCCGTTCTCCCGGATGATTGCGATTCCGATTCAAGCCTTTCAAAAAAATCCTCTAATTCTTTATTGTTTTTCTCGTCCATACTATTCACCCGATTCGAGTTTTATCAAGCTGAGCTTGTAAATGTCTGAGAAATCCATCGCTCCTATTTTCGACAGCAAATATCCTTCTGAATTTTCAAATGAAGTTTCCTGAACCTGCTCCATATCATATATGAGATAATAAAGCGCACTGCTTTTTTCCGAACTATATTCGATCTTTGTAATAAGCTTTTTTTCAGCTGTTGAGCTTTCTAAAATTTCCTGCAAGTCTTTGAAGAATTTCAGCTCTTTACGTTTTTCCATAAGATATTTGTCCAGCTCTTTTAACTGCCTTGTGAGTTTTGCCTGTTCAATTATCAGTTCGCTTTTCTTGTCAGAAATGGTCCTGGCATCAATCCCGGGCACCCCTTGAAGGGAAAGGTTCAATTGCTCAAAGAGGGGGCTCTTGATAATTTCCAGTTGTCTCATCCTGCTTCGGAAGACATTCATAACCAGCATGTTTCCAAGCAAAGCTATTATCAGAACAAAAGCCAGAAAGATGACAAGATATAATAATCTAACTTTCCGCTTTTTTGAGTGTAAGTTTACCATTACCAAGAAATTCACCACCCATCTTCAGCATTCCAAGGCTATTGAGGGAAACAGGTAAATCACGAGCCTCAATGGGTAAGTCGTGGACTGCTGATCCCTCCAGCAAGTTTTCGAAGGTCTTCTTGTAAATCGCCGTAGACAGACCGGATTGAGCTACTACAAAGAATTTTTTGAAAGATAGTTCGTCAGCTGAAACGGTATTTGGCGAATTGGAAAGCGTATTAGTAATATACATTCTCAATTGATAATTGATCATATTCCTTAACGTATTTGAGGCTTCTTCAACAAAAGCCTGGTCAATCATATCGCTGAATTGAATGAAGTCCTTTTTCATTTTTTCTTCTGGGTAGCTTTCATCAGTCGAAATAGCCGAAAGAAGAGATCCAAATCCTTCTGTCACATGATTCGTTGCGACAATCTCTCCAAATTTGATAGCCATGAGTATAGAGTAATCTAAATCTGCAAAGAAGAGAAAGGAGAACCCCTCAAAGAGTTTTTTCTTCACCAGGCTGAATAACGGAAAGGGTTTTACCGTTATTATATCGGGCTCAGGGAAACCTCTCTTTGAGAGTTTATCCAGGAACTCGCTAAGATATTTTTGCCTTGTAATGGCAAAGCTCGGTGTAATGCCTTCGTTTATGGCCTTCAAACTATTCAGAGGTTTTACGATTACTTCATCCGGGGAAAGGGAAAATTGTGTGGCGGTCTTAAAATTAGCAACCCTCAAAAGATTCTTGTAATCCTTCACCATTGGCACTTCGATATGCTGGAATACCACATTCTCAGGTGAAATTGCCACCACAAAAACCTCATCTATGGGTAGCGTGTTGTGCTTAAAAAATTCTCTGGAAGCCTCTTCCAGAGCGTTCTTTCCAAAATGCAACGCGCTGAATACAGGCGTGATGCCCCGTCTTGAAATAATTGCCCTTACGATTTCAACGTATGAGGAATCAAAATTCAGCACCGTTATGAAATTATCAAACAACATAATCCCCCCGCTTAATAACTCAAATTCCCCGTAACAGGCAAAATCGACATTGTGGAGCCGTCAGTAAAAGTAAAGATCGTTGACCCCAGCTCAACAAAGAAACTCCCCTTCTCGGTAAAGCCGGCAATTAAAAGCTCGTTTCTGTTAAATGGTAGCTTATCTATAAATTCACCAGTTGAAGCGATGATTTTCCTGTTACTGTAATACAATTTGATTCTGCGCGATTCCACAATCGCAGATTGTCGGATCTTTTCCAAAAAGGCATCTATTTTGAATTTTGCAGCTCTAATCCTAAAATTCTCTGCGAGTAAGGTAGTGGCTACCGTAAATACCGCTATGCTCAATGAAAAAACGAGAAGATAAACGAGCAATTCAGCGATTGTCACCAGTGTCAACCCCCAACACTCTGCTCCAGGGTGAAAATGGTGTTGTACATGGTATATGCAAGAAATCCGATAAAGCCACCGATAAAAATGATCATAAGAGGTTCAACAAGAGAAACCAGCTTTTTCAATGCAGTGGAGACCTGAGCATGGTAAAACTCAGATACCTTGAACATCACTTCGTCGAGTTTTCCTGTCTCTTCCCCTGTGTTTATCATACTAACAACAATGGAAGGAAATATCCTCTGCTTTTCTATAGCATTCTTTATTGTTTCTCCAGTTTTGATATCTTCAATTGCCAAAGTCATTCCACGGATTATCTTGGTACTTTCCGATACTTCAGCGGAAAGTTGTAGAGCAGTGGGCAGGTCAACGCCACTCGCAACCAGAACTGCAAGAGTTCTGCTGAAGCGTTCGAGCGCTGACATTTCCCTTAATTTTCTCACAGGCGGGAGTAAAGATCCCAAAAAATCTTTCAGTAGCCTGCCGTATTTTGTCTTCATGAAAATCTTAAAACCTGCAAAAGCGCCCACTAACGTTAGAATGACAGCCAGCCAGTGGTTTTTTAAAAGTTTGTTTGCAGATACTAAAAGCCCCATCACGCCAGTAGGTGTGAAATTACCTCCGAAGGCACTTATCAGGTTGGGAAGGATAAAGAGCACTATAACGCTCACTATACCAACTGCAAAGGCCATCATGAAGAGAGGGTAAGACATAGCGGATTTCACCTGATTTTCCAGATCGACCATGCTTTCATAGAAGTCCGAAATTCTCTGAAGAGTTTCATCAAGCACACCGCCTGCCTCGCCTGCTTTGACAAGATTTATAAAAAGGGAATCAAAAACTCGAGATCTTTCCAGGGCTTCACTGAGAGTCATTCCGCCTTCAATTGCGAGCACCACTTCAATTATCTTCTTTCTGAACCGGTTACTAAAAACCGTCTGGACTGAAAGTACCTGCAATGCATCTCTTATACGCACGCCGGATGCAATCATAGTAGAAAGCTGCCTTGAAAAAAGGCTTATCTCCTTTGTTGAAATGGGGAAAAATGTTTTACCCGCTCCTCCAGTGGCCGTCTTCGAAAGAGGCTTAATTGAAGTTACTATAAATCCTTGCCTGTTGAGGAGCTCAAGGGCTTCGAGCTTTGAACTCGCTGAAATCTTCCCCTTTTCGCTTTTTCCAGAAGAGTTGATCACTTCATACCTGAATTCAGGCACTACCATCACCTCTTGTAGCTAAAAGACACGTAACATAAGCTTGAATGGAATTCGCAAAGAAACCATTGCCCGATTTCGGCTTTAAGTTGAACTTCGATCTTTCTATGCCAAGCGCTTTTGCTATGCTTTCGGTGATTTTTTCAAGATAAGGTAAAAGCCTTATTTTTTCTACTATCACAACGCTATCTATATTCACGATTTCAAAATCACCACTCAATATTTCCGAACACAGATATTCCAGAAATTCGAGACTTCTTCTATTCAAATTTTCGAAATTTTCTGGAAAAAACATCCCGATGTTCCCCTTGCCAGATGCTCCAAGCACGGCATCTACAATCGCGTGAACCAAAGCATCGCCATCGGAATGTCCTTCAGCGTAATAGAGGTCAGAGACCTTAATGCCGCCAACATACAATCCCTTATTTCCCTGCTTTAGCGGATGGATATCGTATCCAATACCTGTCCGATACATCTCAAATCAACCTGATCGGCATTATGATATACAGATATCCTTCCACATCAACGGGATTCATTTGAAGAGGGCTGTTCGAATCAACAAAATTCAGTTCCACTTCTTCTGTGTCGATTTTTTTAATGGAATCTGCCAGAAACCTCGGGTTGAAGGCTATGAGAATGTCATCTCCCTCTTTCTTGACATCGAATTCCTCAGTAGATTCGCCGTGTTCGGGGCTCTTGGCTATAAGTTTGATGCTCTGGTCCTTCAATTCTATTTTGACAGATTCACTTCCCAATCTCGCGGCAATTGATGCTCTGCGCACAGCATCACTGAGCACAACGGTGTTTGCTATTACTCTTGTTTTGAAAGCCTTTGGCAGAACTTTTCGATAATCGGGGAATTCTGCATCCACAACTCTGGCAATCATTTCTATGCCATCAAAGTAAAATCCCACTTTAGCTCCATCATAGACTATCCTGAGATCATCCGAGAGAGCTGTTTTGATACTTGATTGAAGATCTTTCATGCTTTTTAGTGTGAGAAGGAATCTATCCTCAATATCCGTTTCGATTTTCTCCTCAGCAAGAGCAAGTCTGAATCCATCAGCAGCGACCAACCTGAGATATCCACCTTGAATCTCCCAGTATACTCCGTTCAGGTTTCTCATGAACTCATCCTTTGCGGCACAAAAGATGACACGGTCTATCATTAATTCAAGAACAGTTACAGATGTCTCTATTTCTATACCACCGTGCGTGGGTTCAATTTCAGGGAACTGGTCTGGGGAAATTGTTGGAAGCACAAATTTACTCTTTTCCATTCTCACAATCAAATTGTTATCCTGAAGTTCAAAAATAATTTCACCTGAGGGAAGATTTCTTATGACTTCAAGGATGACCTTCGCTTCTACCACAAAAGCGCCTTCGCCATCTATATGCACAGGTGTCGTGACCGCTTTTATAGCGGTTTCAAGATCTGTGGCAAGCAATTCAATCTTTCCTTCGGCGGTTGTCCTAAAAAGAACACCGGAAAGCACTGGTTTCACGCTTTTTTGAGCGACGGCGTTGGCAACTGATTCAAGCCGGCTGAATATCTCTCCTCTTTCAATGGAAAATCTCATCAGGCCACCTCCTGCACTTGTCTTTCTTTATATTTTACCGCATTTTACCATATAATATGAAATGGTGGTGATTATGAATATTGTAAAATTCGAAAAAGTATCAGATTCCAGAGAAGCTATTATGCTTCAAAAGCAGCTTAAATCCCAGCTGATATTGGATCTTCCTAAAGCCTTTGAATTGAGAACAGTCGCGGGTGTAGATGTATCTTTTCCAGAACCGGGAATGGGGCTTTGTGTAATAATTGTGCTCTCTGCCACCACCCTTGAAATCATTGAACTTGCCCATCACTTTATGAAAGTGGAATTCCCATACATTTCCGGTCTTCTTTCTTTCAGGGAAGGGCCTATATTCCTGGAAACACATGCCAAAATAAATAGCCAACCCGACCTATATTTCTTCGATGGACAGGGAACAGCCCACCCGAGAGGTCTGGGTCTGGCTTCACACATGGGCTTGCTTCTGGGGAAACCCAGTGTCGGGATAGCCAAATCTCATCTGTTCGGAAGTTACGAAAACCCCGGGCTTGATAAAGGTCAATGGTCTCCAATAAAGGATCACACAGGGAATATAATAGGAGCTGTTCTTAGAACGCGTACAGGGAAAAAGCCTGTTTTTGTTTCGCCGGGGCATTTGATAGATATAAAGCACTCAATCGAGCTAACGCTGAAATTCACTACGAAGTACCGCATCCCTGAGCCAACCAGGTTGGCACATATCTGGACCCAAAAATTGAAAAGGACTATCTCAATCTGAAATACACAATGGATGCTGCACCTTTGATGCCAGCATCTTCAACGAGTTCGCTTAAAGCAATCTCAAAAGTGTCCCAAAAAGATTCCATTACATAGCTTTTGATCTTTTTTTCAATTTTTTCAAGAAGATAGTTTCCTGCTCGGCTTACGCCGCCACCGATAATAACAACGTTGGGATTGAAAATGTGAACAAATCCAGCAATGCCAACAGCGAGAGCTCTGGTTGCTCTCTCGACCACCAGCTCTGCCAATTCATCACCGGATTTCGCTGAATCAAAAACGGCTTTGGCGGTAATTTCTTCATTGGCAAAAACACTGGAACGCGGATACCTTTTCCTGTATTCAATAACCAGCCTTACAATAGAGGTCGCTGAGGCCAGTGCTTCAAGGCAACCATGAGAACCACAACCACAAAGAGGGCCGTCGGGTTCAATTATCACATGTCCCAGTTCGCCGCCAAAACCTTTACTTCCCGTTATCAACTCCCCGCGTGAGATAACACCTCCGCCAACACCGGTACCCAGAGTCAATGCAACTATGTTAGGAGCTCCTTTGAATTTTCCAAAGGCCCATTCTCCGAGGGCAAAAGCGTTGGCATCATTTTCAATGTAAGCCTTAAAGCCTGTCAACTCTTCGAGTTTTTCCGCGAGGGGAACGTTTTTCCAATCCTGAAAGTTAGGTGAAAAAATGACAACTCCTTTTTCGCGGTCTATTGACCCGGGAGAGCCAACTCCGATTCCCAAAATATCGTTCCTCATGCCTTTTTCATCAACTAATTCATTGACTTTTTGAGCAATTCTCCTTATTACATCGTTACTTCCCTTTGAAACCTGCGTTGGAATGATCGCTTTTTCAACAATATGGCCATCATGATCTATGATCCCGATTTTTGTTTCTGTTCCACCGAGATCGATTCCTACCACGTAACTGCTCATTTCAAGCCCCTTTCAATATCTATTTTTGTGCATATCGATTAAATCCAAAAATTCTTCGTTATCCGAAGTTGAACGCAGTTTTTCCATAATGGTGGTCAATCCTTCTTCTTCACCGAGAGAAGAGACCATACGACGTAATATCCAGACCTTTTTGAGAATTTCCGTAGGTAGCAAAAGTTCTTCCTTTCTTGTTCCAGAGAGATTTAGATTTATCGCCGGGAAAATTCGCTTGTTTGCCAATTGTCTTGACAATACCAATTCCATGTTGCCAGTCCCTTTGAACTCTTCAAAAATTACCTCATCCATCTTGCTCCCGGTTTCAACAAGAGCTGTTGAGATTATCGTAAGGCTTCCGCCCTCTTCTATATTTCGTGCTGCTCCAAAGAAATATTTCGGTTTATAGAGCGCTGAGGGATCTACGCCCCCGCTGAGTAATTTGCCACTTGGGGGAACATACAGGTTATAGGCTCTTGCCAGCCTTGTAATACTATCCAGAAGCACCACGACATCATAACCGAATTCGACCATCCTCTTTGACATTTCAATGGTCATTTCAGCTACTCTAATCTGCTTCTCAGGGTGCATATCGAAGGGAGCGGCTATCACATAGGCATCAGTTGATCTCCTGAGATCGGTTACTTCTTCAGGCCTTTCATCAATCAGGAGAATAATCCTCACCGTTTCCGGGTGATTGCTAGCGATACCATTTGCTATTTCTTTGAGAAGAGTTGTTTTCCCGGCTTTTGGCGGCGCGACTATAAGCCCCCTCTGACCTTTGCCAACCGGAGAAAAAAGATCAATTATCCTCGTGCTTACGATTTCCTTTTCAGTCTCAAGAATAAACCTCTCATTTGGATATATAGGGGTGAGGTTCTGGAAGCTTATCCTTTCAGAAGCCATATTGACGGGTTTCTGATTTATTGCTTCAATCCTCAGCAACGCAAAATATTTTTCGCCCTCTTTTGGCTTCCTTATTTGGCCTGCTACCCAATCTCCGGTGGTGAGATTGAATCTCCGTATCTGCGATTGGCTGACATAGATATCATTTGGGCTTGGCAAAAGGTTGTTTTCAAGGGTTCTGAGAAATCCATAGCCATTTTCAGTAACCTCAAGGATCCCGTGGTCGAAGAAATAGCCATAAGATTCCGTCTGAGCTTTGAGAATGGCAAAAATGAGCTCCTTTTTCGCCATCTGGGTATAGCCTGCGATTTCATATTTGCGTGCCAGTTTGTAGATTTCCCTGATGGGCATCTTCTGAAGTTGAGAAATATCAATTTCCACTTCACGGATGGTATCTTTTACCTTGTTGTTTTCTGCGGTTTCTGCTTGCGTTTCCTGGGAAGATGTCGGGGGTGTTTCTGACTGACTGGCAACGGGAGAAGTTTCCTCTTTTTCTGTCTTTTTCTTTTCATCGACAACCTTTGATTGCTCTGATGTTGATGTTGCTTGTTCGTTTTCAGCTGGTTCTGATGCTTTTTTTCTTCTGGGACTCAATTTAGTTGGCGCACAATTTTGCGCCATCCCTCCTTCCCTGAAATAAATTGGGGTAAGAACGTCTTGGAAAGAATTTCATTGTAGTAATTCATGTATAATATATCACTTTTAGCTGCTAAAAGCAAAAACAATCGAAGAGGAAAAATGGCTACCCGAAGGTAGCCATCAATTTTCTTCGGCATTCGCCTCTTTCTCGGGTTTTACAAGCTGGAGTATAGATACCTCTGCGGCATCTCCTCTGCGGTGTC
It includes:
- a CDS encoding type II secretion system F family protein, which codes for MPEFRYEVINSSGKSEKGKISASSKLEALELLNRQGFIVTSIKPLSKTATGGAGKTFFPISTKEISLFSRQLSTMIASGVRIRDALQVLSVQTVFSNRFRKKIIEVVLAIEGGMTLSEALERSRVFDSLFINLVKAGEAGGVLDETLQRISDFYESMVDLENQVKSAMSYPLFMMAFAVGIVSVIVLFILPNLISAFGGNFTPTGVMGLLVSANKLLKNHWLAVILTLVGAFAGFKIFMKTKYGRLLKDFLGSLLPPVRKLREMSALERFSRTLAVLVASGVDLPTALQLSAEVSESTKIIRGMTLAIEDIKTGETIKNAIEKQRIFPSIVVSMINTGEETGKLDEVMFKVSEFYHAQVSTALKKLVSLVEPLMIIFIGGFIGFLAYTMYNTIFTLEQSVGG
- a CDS encoding 2-C-methyl-D-erythritol 2,4-cyclodiphosphate synthase — protein: MYRTGIGYDIHPLKQGNKGLYVGGIKVSDLYYAEGHSDGDALVHAIVDAVLGASGKGNIGMFFPENFENLNRRSLEFLEYLCSEILSGDFEIVNIDSVVIVEKIRLLPYLEKITESIAKALGIERSKFNLKPKSGNGFFANSIQAYVTCLLATRGDGSA
- the dnaN gene encoding DNA polymerase III subunit beta, translating into MRFSIERGEIFSRLESVANAVAQKSVKPVLSGVLFRTTAEGKIELLATDLETAIKAVTTPVHIDGEGAFVVEAKVILEVIRNLPSGEIIFELQDNNLIVRMEKSKFVLPTISPDQFPEIEPTHGGIEIETSVTVLELMIDRVIFCAAKDEFMRNLNGVYWEIQGGYLRLVAADGFRLALAEEKIETDIEDRFLLTLKSMKDLQSSIKTALSDDLRIVYDGAKVGFYFDGIEMIARVVDAEFPDYRKVLPKAFKTRVIANTVVLSDAVRRASIAARLGSESVKIELKDQSIKLIAKSPEHGESTEEFDVKKEGDDILIAFNPRFLADSIKKIDTEEVELNFVDSNSPLQMNPVDVEGYLYIIMPIRLI
- the nfi gene encoding endonuclease V, which gives rise to MNIVKFEKVSDSREAIMLQKQLKSQLILDLPKAFELRTVAGVDVSFPEPGMGLCVIIVLSATTLEIIELAHHFMKVEFPYISGLLSFREGPIFLETHAKINSQPDLYFFDGQGTAHPRGLGLASHMGLLLGKPSVGIAKSHLFGSYENPGLDKGQWSPIKDHTGNIIGAVLRTRTGKKPVFVSPGHLIDIKHSIELTLKFTTKYRIPEPTRLAHIWTQKLKRTISI
- a CDS encoding ROK family glucokinase, with amino-acid sequence MSSYVVGIDLGGTETKIGIIDHDGHIVEKAIIPTQVSKGSNDVIRRIAQKVNELVDEKGMRNDILGIGVGSPGSIDREKGVVIFSPNFQDWKNVPLAEKLEELTGFKAYIENDANAFALGEWAFGKFKGAPNIVALTLGTGVGGGVISRGELITGSKGFGGELGHVIIEPDGPLCGCGSHGCLEALASATSIVRLVIEYRKRYPRSSVFANEEITAKAVFDSAKSGDELAELVVERATRALAVGIAGFVHIFNPNVVIIGGGVSRAGNYLLEKIEKKIKSYVMESFWDTFEIALSELVEDAGIKGAASIVYFRLR
- the rho gene encoding transcription termination factor Rho — protein: MAQNCAPTKLSPRRKKASEPAENEQATSTSEQSKVVDEKKKTEKEETSPVASQSETPPTSSQETQAETAENNKVKDTIREVEIDISQLQKMPIREIYKLARKYEIAGYTQMAKKELIFAILKAQTESYGYFFDHGILEVTENGYGFLRTLENNLLPSPNDIYVSQSQIRRFNLTTGDWVAGQIRKPKEGEKYFALLRIEAINQKPVNMASERISFQNLTPIYPNERFILETEKEIVSTRIIDLFSPVGKGQRGLIVAPPKAGKTTLLKEIANGIASNHPETVRIILLIDERPEEVTDLRRSTDAYVIAAPFDMHPEKQIRVAEMTIEMSKRMVEFGYDVVVLLDSITRLARAYNLYVPPSGKLLSGGVDPSALYKPKYFFGAARNIEEGGSLTIISTALVETGSKMDEVIFEEFKGTGNMELVLSRQLANKRIFPAINLNLSGTRKEELLLPTEILKKVWILRRMVSSLGEEEGLTTIMEKLRSTSDNEEFLDLIDMHKNRY